From a single Rodentibacter sp. JRC1 genomic region:
- a CDS encoding glycoside hydrolase family 2 TIM barrel-domain containing protein → MILPSYFENPEILQVNRQPHHAYFVPFAIDQKPDQLARETSRFFTALSGKNWDFSYYNSVQDLPEAFLTRPLETQIPVPANWQNHGFDHHHYTNINYPFPFDPPFVPKENPCGHYRHQFDFTPKSGKRYLLNFEGVDSCLFVYVNQQFVGYGQISHSTNEFDISENLRAGKNQLDVVVLKWCDGSYLEDQDKFRMSGIFRDVYLLERESNYLQDFFIKTELNRDFTQATLNVETQFLGEKQAIEFVLYDPQGNEITRKSAVDFSLDLPNPVLWNAENPQLYSLTLQTDNEVIEQKIGFRKIYVENAVLKINGQGIKFKGVNRHDSDPKTGYAISPEQALIDLKLMKQHNINAIRTAHYPNAPWFSELCDLYGFYLISESDIESHGAAMQYVALPEQSIFLNEKRINQDEEIRRQTIDNFCYFARSPNYKSAILDRTFANVERDKNRTSIVIWSLGNESGYGENFEAAAAWIKQRDTSRLVHYESAIYQHQNHQNNLSNLDFYSEMYAPTQSLDSYNQSPAIKPYVLCEYSHAMGNSNGDAEDYWQAFERNEKSCGGFVWEWCDHAPYLPDGSGKVGYGGDFGDTPNDGNFCMDGLVSQDRIPHSNLLELKNVNRPVRAEFINHQVKIKNYWDFTDLKDNLHIRYAFIENGEIFEEGELEISCPPKNTVFLPLTIPSYRGRFLTLDLHYVNRKPSELLPKDHSLGFDQLIIYGQDLVRPQKTSINLTALSAFEIEETNTHLYLTNNRFKFVLDKSKGIFTEIHKNGQAIIQQPLDFNIWRAPTDNDRLIREFWQNAGYDNVFSRAYQVSWKPLGEQVQIDAEIGIVAVAKMRILQLSVCYLLSKEGKLSIKINAKRPANLPYLPRFGLRFFLPKDCTQAQYFGYGEQESYIDKHHLARLGNYVVEVSNYKMPYIKPQENGSHYGTHFVSLEDLMITADAPFSFNLSPYTQEEMTQKTHCYNLQECTSTILCVDYKMSGIGSNSCGPVLKQQYRLSDTEFSCCFYIQICRDQTSCSW, encoded by the coding sequence ATGATTTTACCGTCATATTTTGAGAATCCTGAGATTTTACAGGTCAATCGCCAGCCCCATCACGCTTATTTTGTACCCTTTGCAATTGATCAAAAACCTGATCAGCTTGCACGGGAAACGTCCCGATTTTTTACCGCACTTTCGGGGAAAAACTGGGATTTTAGCTATTACAATAGTGTGCAGGATTTACCCGAAGCGTTTTTAACCCGTCCGCTAGAAACGCAAATTCCGGTACCCGCCAATTGGCAAAATCACGGCTTTGATCATCATCACTATACCAATATCAATTATCCTTTCCCCTTTGATCCCCCTTTTGTGCCAAAAGAAAACCCTTGCGGGCATTATCGACATCAATTTGATTTCACCCCAAAATCAGGCAAACGTTATTTACTAAACTTTGAAGGGGTAGATAGCTGTTTATTTGTTTATGTTAATCAACAATTTGTCGGTTATGGGCAAATCAGCCACAGCACGAATGAATTTGATATTAGCGAGAATCTCCGTGCCGGTAAAAATCAGCTTGATGTGGTGGTATTGAAATGGTGTGACGGCAGTTATTTGGAAGATCAAGATAAATTCCGAATGTCGGGTATTTTCCGTGATGTCTATTTGCTGGAACGTGAGAGTAATTATTTACAAGATTTCTTTATTAAAACCGAATTAAACCGTGATTTCACCCAAGCAACATTAAATGTTGAAACCCAATTCTTAGGTGAAAAACAAGCGATAGAATTCGTGCTTTATGATCCCCAAGGTAATGAAATAACTCGGAAAAGTGCGGTTGATTTTTCACTTGATTTGCCGAATCCGGTTTTATGGAATGCGGAAAACCCACAACTTTATAGCTTAACATTGCAAACCGACAATGAAGTAATTGAACAAAAAATCGGTTTTCGAAAAATTTATGTGGAAAATGCCGTCTTAAAAATTAACGGTCAAGGGATAAAATTTAAAGGGGTAAATCGGCACGATAGTGATCCCAAAACAGGCTATGCGATTTCGCCCGAGCAAGCATTGATCGATCTGAAATTGATGAAACAACATAATATCAATGCCATTCGTACCGCTCATTATCCTAATGCGCCTTGGTTTAGTGAATTATGCGATTTATACGGTTTCTATCTTATCTCGGAAAGCGATATTGAAAGCCACGGTGCGGCAATGCAATATGTCGCCTTGCCGGAACAGAGTATTTTCTTAAATGAAAAGCGCATCAACCAAGATGAAGAAATTCGTCGACAAACAATTGATAACTTCTGTTATTTTGCACGCTCGCCGAATTATAAATCGGCAATTTTAGACCGCACTTTTGCGAATGTGGAACGCGATAAAAATCGAACTTCCATCGTCATTTGGTCGCTTGGTAATGAAAGTGGTTACGGAGAAAATTTTGAAGCTGCCGCCGCTTGGATTAAACAACGTGATACAAGTCGTTTGGTGCATTATGAAAGTGCGATTTATCAACACCAAAACCATCAAAATAACCTGAGCAATCTTGATTTTTACAGTGAGATGTATGCGCCGACACAATCCTTGGATAGCTACAATCAAAGCCCCGCAATTAAACCCTATGTATTGTGCGAATATTCTCACGCAATGGGAAATTCTAATGGCGATGCGGAAGACTATTGGCAAGCCTTTGAACGTAATGAAAAATCCTGCGGCGGGTTTGTATGGGAATGGTGTGATCACGCCCCTTATTTACCGGATGGATCTGGTAAAGTGGGTTATGGTGGGGATTTCGGTGACACGCCGAATGATGGCAATTTCTGTATGGATGGTTTGGTATCACAAGATCGCATACCTCATAGTAATTTGCTGGAATTAAAAAATGTGAATCGCCCCGTACGGGCGGAATTTATTAATCATCAGGTAAAAATAAAAAACTATTGGGATTTCACGGATCTTAAAGATAATCTCCATATTCGATACGCCTTTATCGAGAATGGTGAAATCTTTGAAGAAGGTGAACTTGAGATTTCTTGTCCGCCGAAAAATACTGTGTTTTTACCTCTTACCATTCCCTCTTATCGGGGAAGATTTTTGACGTTGGATTTACATTATGTCAACCGAAAACCAAGTGAACTGCTACCAAAAGATCATTCTTTGGGTTTTGATCAACTGATTATTTACGGGCAAGATCTCGTTCGTCCGCAAAAAACATCGATAAATCTGACCGCACTTTCAGCCTTTGAAATAGAAGAGACGAACACGCATTTATATTTAACAAACAACCGATTTAAATTTGTTTTAGATAAAAGCAAAGGCATTTTTACTGAAATTCATAAAAATGGACAGGCAATAATTCAACAGCCGTTGGATTTCAATATATGGCGTGCGCCAACGGATAACGATCGCTTGATTCGGGAATTTTGGCAAAACGCGGGTTATGACAACGTATTCAGCCGAGCATATCAGGTAAGCTGGAAACCTTTGGGAGAGCAGGTACAAATTGATGCTGAAATCGGCATTGTTGCCGTAGCAAAAATGCGAATTTTGCAGCTTTCCGTATGTTATTTACTTTCAAAAGAGGGAAAATTGAGCATTAAAATAAATGCAAAACGCCCCGCTAATTTACCTTATTTACCACGCTTCGGCTTACGGTTTTTCTTGCCTAAAGACTGCACCCAAGCGCAGTATTTCGGCTATGGTGAACAAGAAAGTTATATTGATAAACATCATCTCGCTCGGCTTGGCAATTATGTTGTGGAGGTATCAAATTACAAAATGCCATATATCAAGCCACAAGAAAATGGAAGCCATTATGGTACGCATTTTGTTTCATTAGAAGATTTAATGATTACCGCAGATGCACCGTTTAGTTTTAATCTTTCACCTTATACTCAAGAGGAAATGACGCAAAAAACGCATTGTTATAATTTACAGGAATGTACTTCAACGATTCTTTGCGTGGATTATAAAATGAGCGGTATAGGTTCTAATTCTTGCGGACCGGTATTGAAGCAGCAATATCGCCTAAGCGATACGGAATTTTCTTGTTGTTTTTATATACAGATTTGTAGAGATCAGACCAGTTGTTCGTGGTAG
- a CDS encoding ESPR-type extended signal peptide-containing protein, with the protein MNKIFKIIFSHATQSWVVVSELAKGHVKSSTKSEKKPTLGLKKLLHLGTITGGIALIITQNTWAVDADRTQIKSEIRDRQQKGIAIAGGRTNGESDSNSLAIGAEGRADLGENRATASGAGAIAIGTGAHAQGRTSITLGYKAKAKNESSSAIGSNAEATGTDSAAFGSGAKAAGSASVAIGREANVTEEGGIGIGTSSKALAGGAIAIGNNSNVISGNGAAFGTNTSVVAYGGVAMGLNATAGRGVAIGNGAVANGTARATIAIGPNSTAAGELTLAIGPDTRTAGGQTTAIGQGSSASVGWSTALGAGSKADQRGSIVAGYMSEAKAEYVSTLGYKAIASHKDSVALGSNATTKAASTVTGFTYRNDTGQNQTASYQGTAVGVVSVGNDTATRQIVNVAPGAVTADSTDAVNGSQLYAVLTYSGFNVQENGANKSRISNNKVVNFANGNYTTTSVSNSGTVKINTVTQGITVDNNGNASTSGTAGLTTASTVATAVNSALNNSGFTLKANSETNGEKISRNKTLTIKEGKNINVSRNGSTITVKTVDSPSFTDLTATGTSNLSGNVNLGGSGKSVTIASGTTVNAGNNRITNVANGTGNNDAVNKVQLDAVNTVATAANTTANAANTTANTANTTANAANTTANNANTTANTANSTANTANTTANAANTTANTANTTANAANSTANNANTTANTANATANRLDEKLKNDGITFAGNNGTAKQLLGSTISITGEGKTSGSYSGKNVKTAVTNGKVEIQIADNPEFENITAKNANITETLTAKDANVTNNLTAKNANVTETLTAKDANVTNNLTAKNANVTETLTAKDANVTNNLTAKNANVTETLTAKDANVTNNLTAKNANVTETLTAKDANVTNNLTAKNANVTETLTAKDANVTNNLTAKNANVTETLTAKDANVTNNLTAKNANVTETLTAKDANVTNNLTAKNANVTETLTAKDANVTNNLTAKNAEVTGTLTTNNFIAKGDVTLGGSGKTIKLETGSRFDGNGVVLSNIGKAQNDNDATTLADVKGLITNATTNATNISSTNGTITNLNSTNGTITNLNSTNGTITNLNSTNGTITNLNSTNGTITNLNSTNGTITNLNSTNGTITNLNSTNGTITNLNSTNGTITNLNSTNANITKLNAEDIVANNGTFNTTLVSRGETTLSGNTTIGGAGKNFSVTNGTTINMGNNVVGGVANGTNSTDAVNKGQLDAVSKNLSNLTNNPLTFVGNEGNTSRKLGETLNISGNGTTTGSYSSKNVKTVVTDGKVEIQIAENPEFETLNTTGNANIGGNLTVAGDSLTKGNATFEKDVTVNGTTTTKDLSVTNNANITKDLTVGGNSTVKGNSTIEGESVTKGNATFEKDVTVNGTTTTKDLSVTNNANITKDLTVGGNSTVKGNSTIEGESVTKGNATFEKDVTVNGTTTTKDLSVTNNANITKDLTVGGNSTVKGNSTIEGESVTKGNATFEKDVTVNGTTTTKTLNVTENATINGELTTKGNATFEKDTLTKGNATFEKDVTVNGTTTTKTLNVTENATINGELTTKGNATFEKDTLTKGNATFEKDVTVNGTTTTKTLNVTENATINGELTTKGNATFEKDTLTKGNATFEKDVTVNGTTTTKTLNVTENATINGELTTKGNATFEKDTLTKGNATFEKDVTVNGTTTTKTLNVTENATINGELTTKGNATFEKDTLTKGNATFEKDVTVNGTTTTKTLNVTENATINGELTTKGNATFEKDVTVNGTTTTKDLNVTDSAVIGKDLTVQGNTTLGGVNSSFTIANGTKVNMGGNVISNIGEGNITSGSSDAVTGGQLYTTIQNFNNMTDKGMNFTGNDGEIVNRKLGDTLTIKGSLADTEDADSSNIRTISNITTGAIEILMSKNPVFNNLTATGNASIGGNLVVNGTTTTKDLNVTNNASIAKDLSVGGNSTVKGNSIVEGDSLTKGNATFEKDTLTKGNATFEKDVTVNGTTTTKALNVTENATIGGDLTTKGNATFEKDTVTKGNATVEGDSLTKGNATFEKDVTVNGTTTTKTLNVTDNATIGGDLTTKGNATFEKDTITKGNATVEGNSLIKGNSTVEGDSLTKGNATFEKDTLTKGNATVEGNSLIKGNSTVEGDSLTKGNATFEKDTLTKGNATVEGNSLIKGNSTVEGDSLTKGNATFEKDTLTKGNATVEGNSLIKGNSTVEGDSLTKGNAIFEKDTLTKGNATVEGNSLIKGNSTVEGDSLTKGNATFEKDTLTKGNATVEGDNLIKGNSTVEGDSLTKGNAIFEKDVTINGTTTLGDVVVNKSLTLSENAKIDLGNSDIEGNFDIYGDDSKKKLTDALTQLQISGPLLYIDDKGDVSRTRTNVVGLNGQDKDKPVRLTNVADPIAPNDAVNLGFFNKQLSLGLGEVHNRIHKVDRRLRSGIASAVAMSLLPQSYRAGESIVSVGGGTYRGASAVAVGYSRVTDNGRIVIKIGGSANNSGDYAGGAAVGWKF; encoded by the coding sequence ATGAATAAAATCTTCAAAATCATTTTTAGTCACGCAACCCAAAGTTGGGTGGTTGTATCTGAGTTAGCAAAGGGGCATGTGAAATCCTCTACCAAGTCTGAGAAAAAGCCAACTTTAGGATTGAAAAAATTATTACATTTGGGAACGATAACCGGTGGAATAGCACTTATTATTACACAGAATACTTGGGCTGTAGATGCTGATCGGACTCAAATTAAGTCTGAAATTCGAGATCGGCAACAAAAAGGAATTGCTATTGCTGGTGGCCGGACGAATGGGGAATCTGACTCTAATTCCTTAGCTATTGGAGCGGAAGGACGAGCTGACTTGGGAGAAAATAGGGCAACTGCATCAGGTGCTGGGGCAATTGCGATTGGTACAGGGGCCCATGCTCAAGGAAGAACGAGTATAACATTGGGTTATAAAGCTAAGGCAAAAAATGAGTCATCCTCGGCAATAGGTTCAAACGCCGAGGCAACGGGAACTGATTCAGCTGCATTTGGTAGTGGAGCTAAGGCGGCTGGCAGTGCCTCGGTTGCGATTGGTCGTGAGGCGAATGTTACCGAAGAAGGTGGTATTGGTATCGGGACATCCAGTAAAGCTCTGGCTGGCGGAGCTATTGCAATTGGGAATAATTCAAATGTAATTAGTGGGAATGGCGCAGCTTTTGGTACTAATACGAGTGTAGTCGCCTATGGCGGTGTCGCAATGGGATTGAATGCCACGGCAGGTCGTGGTGTTGCGATAGGTAATGGTGCGGTAGCAAATGGTACGGCAAGGGCGACTATAGCGATAGGTCCTAATTCTACCGCAGCAGGTGAATTAACTTTGGCTATAGGCCCTGATACTAGAACTGCTGGTGGACAAACGACAGCAATCGGTCAAGGTTCAAGCGCTTCAGTAGGTTGGTCTACCGCACTGGGCGCCGGTAGTAAGGCGGATCAAAGAGGTTCTATCGTAGCAGGTTATATGAGTGAGGCGAAAGCAGAATATGTCTCCACACTTGGTTATAAAGCGATAGCAAGTCATAAAGATTCCGTTGCGTTAGGTTCAAATGCTACGACAAAAGCAGCTTCGACAGTGACGGGATTCACTTATCGTAATGACACAGGACAGAATCAGACAGCTTCTTATCAGGGAACAGCTGTTGGGGTTGTTTCTGTCGGAAATGACACGGCAACTCGCCAAATTGTTAATGTTGCACCGGGTGCTGTGACGGCTGATTCAACCGATGCTGTAAATGGTAGCCAATTATATGCGGTATTGACTTATAGTGGTTTTAATGTTCAGGAAAATGGAGCAAATAAAAGTCGTATTAGTAATAATAAAGTGGTGAATTTTGCGAATGGCAATTATACCACAACAAGTGTAAGCAATTCAGGAACGGTTAAAATCAATACTGTTACACAAGGTATTACTGTTGATAACAATGGTAACGCCTCAACAAGTGGTACAGCAGGTCTTACAACGGCAAGCACGGTTGCAACCGCCGTTAATAGCGCATTAAATAACAGTGGTTTCACATTAAAAGCCAATAGTGAAACCAATGGAGAGAAGATCTCAAGAAATAAAACACTGACTATTAAAGAAGGGAAGAATATTAATGTTAGCCGTAACGGTAGCACAATCACTGTTAAAACGGTAGATAGCCCGTCTTTCACCGATTTAACTGCAACCGGCACATCGAATTTAAGCGGTAATGTGAATTTAGGCGGCAGCGGTAAATCCGTAACTATCGCCTCGGGAACAACAGTAAATGCCGGTAACAACCGCATTACCAATGTTGCGAATGGTACGGGAAATAATGATGCGGTTAATAAAGTCCAGTTAGATGCGGTGAATACTGTTGCAACGGCAGCGAACACAACTGCGAATGCAGCAAATACCACGGCAAACACTGCCAATACCACTGCGAATGCAGCAAATACCACAGCAAATAATGCCAATACTACGGCGAATACGGCAAATAGTACAGCAAACACTGCCAATACCACTGCGAATGCAGCAAATACCACGGCAAACACCGCCAATACCACTGCGAATGCGGCAAATAGCACAGCTAATAATGCGAATACAACAGCGAATACTGCTAATGCGACAGCTAATCGACTAGATGAAAAATTAAAAAACGATGGTATTACATTTGCTGGGAATAACGGTACGGCTAAGCAACTTTTAGGTAGCACAATTTCTATTACTGGTGAAGGTAAAACAAGCGGTTCATATTCAGGTAAAAATGTAAAAACTGCTGTAACTAATGGCAAAGTAGAAATTCAAATTGCAGACAATCCTGAATTTGAAAATATTACTGCGAAGAATGCGAATATCACAGAAACATTGACAGCAAAAGATGCGAATGTCACCAACAACCTAACAGCGAAGAACGCGAACGTTACGGAAACATTGACAGCAAAAGACGCGAATGTCACCAATAACTTAACAGCGAAGAACGCAAATGTTACGGAAACATTAACTGCAAAAGATGCGAATGTCACCAACAACCTAACGGCAAAAAATGCAAATGTTACGGAAACATTGACAGCAAAAGATGCGAATGTCACCAACAACCTAACAGCGAAGAACGCGAACGTTACGGAAACATTGACAGCAAAAGATGCGAATGTCACCAACAACCTAACAGCGAAGAACGCGAACGTTACGGAAACATTGACAGCAAAAGACGCGAATGTCACCAACAACCTAACAGCGAAGAACGCGAACGTTACGGAAACATTGACAGCAAAAGACGCGAATGTCACCAACAACCTAACAGCGAAGAACGCGAACGTTACGGAAACATTGACAGCAAAAGACGCGAATGTCACCAATAACTTAACAGCGAAGAACGCAAATGTTACGGAAACATTAACTGCAAAAGATGCGAATGTCACCAATAACTTAACAGCGAAGAATGCTGAAGTTACCGGAACATTAACTACGAACAATTTTATTGCGAAAGGTGATGTAACTTTAGGTGGTTCGGGCAAGACTATCAAATTAGAAACGGGAAGTAGATTTGACGGCAATGGCGTTGTTTTAAGCAATATTGGTAAAGCTCAAAATGATAATGATGCGACAACTTTGGCTGATGTTAAAGGCTTGATCACAAATGCAACGACTAATGCAACTAATATCAGTTCAACCAACGGTACGATTACTAATCTGAATTCTACGAACGGTACAATTACTAACTTGAATTCAACCAACGGTACGATCACCAACTTGAATTCAACCAACGGTACGATCACCAACCTGAATTCAACGAACGGTACAATTACTAACTTGAATTCAACGAACGGTACAATTACTAACTTGAATTCAACCAATGGTACGATCACCAACCTGAATTCTACTAACGGTACGATCACTAACTTGAATTCAACTAATGGTACGATCACAAACTTAAATTCAACCAATGCCAATATTACTAAGCTCAATGCTGAAGATATTGTGGCAAATAATGGCACATTTAATACAACTCTAGTTTCTAGAGGTGAAACAACATTATCCGGTAATACCACTATCGGTGGAGCGGGTAAAAACTTCTCTGTTACGAATGGTACAACCATTAATATGGGAAATAATGTTGTTGGTGGTGTAGCAAATGGAACAAATTCAACTGATGCGGTTAATAAAGGTCAGTTAGATGCGGTATCAAAGAATTTAAGCAACTTAACTAATAACCCATTAACTTTTGTTGGTAACGAAGGTAATACAAGCCGTAAATTAGGTGAAACCCTAAATATTTCAGGCAATGGAACGACTACGGGTAGCTACAGTTCGAAAAATGTGAAAACCGTTGTGACTGATGGCAAAGTAGAAATTCAAATTGCAGAAAATCCTGAGTTTGAAACTTTAAATACAACGGGAAACGCAAATATCGGTGGAAACCTAACTGTTGCAGGAGATAGTTTAACCAAAGGCAACGCTACTTTCGAGAAAGATGTGACCGTAAATGGCACAACCACAACTAAAGATTTAAGCGTTACGAATAACGCTAATATCACGAAAGATCTCACTGTGGGCGGAAACAGTACGGTTAAAGGTAACTCAACAATTGAAGGTGAAAGTGTAACCAAAGGCAACGCTACTTTCGAGAAAGATGTGACCGTAAATGGAACAACGACAACTAAAGATTTAAGTGTTACGAATAACGCTAATATCACGAAAGATCTCACTGTGGGCGGAAACAGTACGGTTAAAGGTAACTCAACAATTGAAGGTGAAAGTGTAACCAAAGGCAACGCTACTTTCGAGAAAGATGTGACCGTAAATGGCACAACCACAACCAAAGATTTAAGCGTTACGAATAACGCTAATATCACGAAAGATCTCACTGTGGGCGGAAACAGTACGGTTAAAGGTAATTCAACAATTGAAGGTGAAAGTGTAACCAAAGGTAACGCTACTTTCGAGAAAGATGTGACCGTAAATGGCACAACGACAACCAAAACGTTGAATGTGACAGAAAACGCAACAATCAATGGTGAGTTAACAACCAAAGGCAATGCGACCTTTGAGAAAGATACGTTAACGAAAGGTAACGCTACTTTCGAGAAAGATGTGACCGTAAATGGCACAACGACGACGAAAACGTTGAATGTGACAGAAAATGCAACAATCAATGGTGAGTTAACAACCAAAGGCAATGCGACCTTTGAGAAAGATACGTTAACGAAAGGTAACGCTACTTTCGAGAAAGATGTGACCGTAAATGGCACAACGACAACCAAAACGTTGAATGTGACAGAAAACGCAACAATCAATGGTGAGTTAACAACCAAAGGCAATGCGACCTTTGAGAAAGATACGTTAACGAAAGGTAACGCTACTTTCGAGAAAGATGTGACCGTAAATGGCACAACGACGACGAAAACGTTGAATGTGACAGAAAATGCAACAATCAATGGTGAGTTAACAACCAAAGGCAATGCGACCTTTGAGAAAGATACGTTAACGAAAGGTAACGCTACTTTCGAGAAAGATGTGACCGTAAATGGAACAACGACAACGAAAACGTTGAATGTGACAGAAAATGCAACAATCAATGGTGAGTTAACAACCAAAGGCAATGCGACCTTTGAGAAAGATACGTTAACGAAAGGTAATGCTACTTTCGAGAAAGATGTGACCGTAAATGGAACAACGACAACGAAAACGTTGAATGTGACAGAAAACGCAACAATCAATGGTGAGTTAACAACCAAAGGTAACGCTACTTTCGAGAAAGATGTGACCGTGAATGGCACAACTACAACTAAAGACTTAAACGTAACAGATAGCGCAGTTATTGGTAAAGATTTGACAGTTCAAGGCAATACGACTCTTGGAGGGGTTAATAGCAGCTTTACTATCGCTAATGGCACAAAAGTCAATATGGGTGGCAATGTTATTAGCAATATTGGCGAAGGAAATATCACAAGTGGCAGTTCTGATGCGGTAACCGGCGGACAGCTTTATACCACAATTCAAAACTTTAACAATATGACAGATAAAGGGATGAATTTTACAGGTAATGATGGTGAAATCGTTAATCGTAAATTGGGTGATACCTTAACGATTAAAGGTAGTCTTGCCGATACAGAGGACGCCGATAGTAGTAATATTCGTACGATTTCCAATATTACGACCGGAGCTATTGAAATTTTGATGTCAAAAAATCCGGTATTTAATAATTTAACAGCGACAGGTAATGCAAGTATTGGTGGCAATTTAGTTGTAAACGGTACAACCACAACCAAGGACCTAAATGTTACGAATAACGCTAGTATCGCAAAAGATCTCAGTGTGGGTGGAAACAGTACGGTTAAGGGTAATTCAATCGTTGAAGGCGACAGTCTAACGAAAGGCAATGCAACCTTCGAGAAAGACACCTTAACGAAAGGTAATGCAACTTTTGAAAAAGACGTAACGGTTAACGGAACGACAACAACCAAAGCGTTAAATGTCACAGAAAATGCAACCATAGGTGGAGATTTAACCACGAAAGGCAATGCAACCTTCGAGAAAGATACGGTAACGAAGGGCAATGCGACAGTTGAAGGCGATAGCCTAACGAAAGGTAATGCAACGTTTGAGAAAGATGTGACGGTTAATGGCACAACGACGACGAAAACGTTGAATGTGACGGACAATGCAACCATTGGTGGTGATTTAACCACGAAAGGCAATGCAACCTTTGAGAAAGACACGATCACGAAAGGTAACGCGACAGTTGAAGGTAATAGCCTAATTAAGGGTAATTCAACCGTTGAGGGTGACAGCCTAACGAAAGGTAATGCAACCTTCGAGAAAGATACGTTAACGAAAGGGAATGCGACAGTTGAAGGTAATAGCCTAATTAAGGGTAATTCAACCGTTGAGGGTGACAGCCTAACGAAAGGCAATGCGACCTTCGAGAAAGATACGTTAACGAAGGGCAATGCGACAGTTGAAGGTAATAGCCTAATTAAGGGTAATTCAACCGTTGAAGGCGACAGCCTAACGAAAGGTAATGCAACCTTCGAGAAAGATACGTTAACGAAGGGCAATGCGACAGTTGAAGGTAATAGCCTAATTAAGGGTAATTCAACCGTTGAAGGCGACAGCCTAACGAAAGGTAATGCAATCTTTGAGAAAGATACGTTAACGAAAGGGAATGCGACAGTTGAAGGTAATAGCCTAATTAAGGGTAATTCAACCGTTGAAGGCGACAGCCTAACGAAAGGCAATGCGACCTTCGAGAAAGATACGTTAACGAAAGGTAACGCGACAGTTGAAGGAGATAACCTAATTAAAGGTAACTCAACCGTTGAAGGTGATAGTTTAACCAAAGGTAATGCAATCTTTGAGAAAGATGTGACGATTAACGGTACGACAACTTTAGGTGATGTGGTAGTTAACAAATCGCTAACCTTATCTGAAAATGCAAAAATTGATTTAGGCAATTCAGATATTGAAGGTAACTTTGATATTTATGGTGATGATAGTAAGAAAAAATTAACTGATGCGTTAACACAGTTACAAATTTCCGGTCCATTACTCTATATTGATGATAAGGGAGATGTTTCCAGAACCCGTACCAATGTTGTCGGCTTGAATGGTCAAGATAAAGATAAACCGGTACGTTTGACCAATGTAGCCGATCCGATCGCACCAAATGATGCAGTGAATTTAGGTTTCTTCAATAAACAACTTTCATTAGGTTTAGGTGAAGTACATAATCGAATTCATAAGGTGGATCGTCGTTTACGTAGTGGTATTGCTTCTGCAGTAGCAATGAGCTTGCTACCACAATCCTACCGTGCCGGCGAAAGTATCGTGAGCGTAGGGGGAGGTACTTACCGTGGCGCATCGGCTGTTGCCGTTGGCTACTCCCGTGTAACTGACAATGGTAGAATTGTCATTAAGATTGGAGGTAGTGCGAATAATTCCGGTGATTATGCCGGTGGCGCAGCAGTCGGTTGGAAATTCTAA
- a CDS encoding MFS transporter: protein MIVSPIVGAGYDLYGFQHTYFILGCIAIIFTIISMFTLTGKMPIDERYRLHKSNLRSR from the coding sequence ATGATTGTTTCACCAATTGTTGGCGCAGGTTATGATTTATATGGTTTTCAGCACACTTATTTTATTCTTGGTTGTATCGCCATAATATTTACCATCATTTCTATGTTCACGTTAACCGGAAAAATGCCTATTGATGAACGTTATCGGTTACATAAAAGTAATTTACGTTCACGTTAA